Below is a window of Bacteroidota bacterium DNA.
CACCACTCATCACTCATCACTCACCACTCATCACTCACCGCTCACCACTCACAACTCAATCTTATAAACAATTACATTTTTTTATTGTAGATAAGAAAGCTGCTTGCTCAAACTTTTTTGATAAAAAAAATTATACTTTTGGACTTTTTAAAATCATTTATTTAATTTAGATAATGCACAAATTAGAAAAAATTGCCACTCAAGTACGTAGAGATATTTTACGAATGGTTACAAATGCAAAATCAGGACACCCCGGTGGTTCAATTGGATGTGCTGATTTTTTAACTGTTCTTTACTTTGACCATTTAAATATTAATCCTAAAAATTTCACAATGGATGGTGCAGGAGAAGATATTTTCTTTTTATCAAATGGGCATCTTTCTCCTTTATGGTACAGCGTTTTAGCACGAAGAGGTTTTTTTACTGTTGAAGAATTAAAAACTTTTAGAATTTACGGCTCACGATTGCAAGGGCATCCTACAAATCATAATAATTTAGCTGGAATAAGAATTGCATCAGGTTCCTTGGGTCAGGGAATTAGTAATGCTGCCGGTGCTGCTTTATCAAAAAAATTAAATGAAGATTCAGGGATAATTTATTCACTTCATGGTGATGGTGAGTTGCAGGAAGGACAAAACTGGGAAGCACTTATGTTTGCGGCACAGCACAAAATAGATAATATGATTATTACAATAGATTACAACAAAAAACAAATCGATGGTTCCATTGATGATGTTGTTAGTCTTGGCAATTTGAAAAATAAAATTGATAGTTTTGGATGGATAACCCTTGAAATGGATGGACATAACATTCCTGAAATTTCCAAAACATTGAAAAAAGCAGTTGACATGACAGGAAATAAAAAGCCTATATGTATAATCATGAATTCCACTATGGGAAAGGGAGTTGATTTTATGGAAGATGATCACAAGTGGCATGGTTCCCCATTAAGCGAAGAACAATTGGCGGAAGCCTTGACTCAGTTGGACGAAACAATTGGTGATTTTTAAAAAATTATATTATGAAAAAACGAATTATATTAATTCTTATTTCTGTTATTTTGGTTTCATTTGTAAGCAATGACCTTTTTGCTCAAAATCGAAAA
It encodes the following:
- a CDS encoding transketolase, whose translation is MHKLEKIATQVRRDILRMVTNAKSGHPGGSIGCADFLTVLYFDHLNINPKNFTMDGAGEDIFFLSNGHLSPLWYSVLARRGFFTVEELKTFRIYGSRLQGHPTNHNNLAGIRIASGSLGQGISNAAGAALSKKLNEDSGIIYSLHGDGELQEGQNWEALMFAAQHKIDNMIITIDYNKKQIDGSIDDVVSLGNLKNKIDSFGWITLEMDGHNIPEISKTLKKAVDMTGNKKPICIIMNSTMGKGVDFMEDDHKWHGSPLSEEQLAEALTQLDETIGDF